From the Variovorax paradoxus genome, the window GGCCACCGACTTCTCGCCGGCTGCGCGCGCGGCGCTGCCGAAGGCGCGGCCGAGTGCCTCCGCCACATCGGCATCGAGTGTGGAAGGCACGATGCCACGGATGTCATAGGCCTTGAAGATCGACGCGCTGAGCTGCATGGAAAGGCGTTTCCCTGTTGGTTTTTGGAACGAGGCATTGTAGGCAAGGCACCGGTGACCCACATGTCCGAAAACGGCCAGTTGAAACGACTCGAAACCTTATCATTTCTTCCATGCCTACCAGCCACAGCCCCACCGAAGCACTCGAGAGCGACGCCTGCTACCTGGCGATGAAGACGCACGACGCGCGCTTCGACGGCTCGTTCTTCACCGCCGTGACCTCCACCGGCATCTATTGCCGGCCGGTGTGCCGCGTGAAGCTGCCGCGGCGCGAGAACTGCCGGTTCTTCCGCCATGCGGCGCAGGCCGAGGCCGCGGGCTTTCGCCCCTGCCTGCGCTGCCGGCCCGAACTGGCGCCACGCGCAGCCAGCTGGTCGACCGAGGACGCCTCGCGCATCCTGGCGCTGCAGGCCGCGCGGCTGATCGACGAGCCCGACGCCTGGTCGGAAGACGGCCCCGGCGCCGCGCAGATCGCCGCGCGCCTCGGCGTGAGCGACCGCCACCTGCGGCGCATCTTCGAGGTGCAGTTCGGCGTCTCGCCGCTGCAGTACCTGCAGACGCGCCGGCTGCTGGCTGCCAAGCAGCTCATCGCCGACACCCGCTTGCCGATGACGCAGGTGGCGCTGGCCAGCGGTTTCGCGAGCGTGCGCCGCTTCAATGCCGCCTTCCTCGCGCACTACGGCCTCAACCCCAGCGCCATGCGCCGCGCCGGCGGTGCCGCGGCCGAAGGCGAAGCGGACAGCCGCGGCCACGCGATCCAGGTGCGGCTGGGCTTCCGCCCACCCTACGACGCCAGCGCCATGCTCGGCTTCTTCGCGCGCCGCGCATTGCGCGGCATCGAGGCTATGTCGACAGCCGACGGCAAGGCGCCGGCAAAGGGCAGCACGCCCACCTATGCGAAGCTGGCGCGCACCCTGCGCGTCCAGCAAGGCGGACAGGCGCATGCGGGCTGGCTGCAGCTGGGCTTCGACCTCGACCGCGAACAGGTGCTGCTGTCGGTCAGCGACTCGCTGGCCCCGGTGCTGCCGATCGTCATCAGCCGCGTGCGTGCGCTGTTCGACCTCGACGCCGAGCCGATGGCCATCAATGCCGCGCTGCATGCGGCCTTTCCGCACGGCGACGGCCTGCGCGTACCTGGCGCGGTCGACGGCTTCGAGCTCGCGGTTCGCGCGGTGCTGGGCCAGCAGATCACGGTCGCGGCGGCGCGAACGCTGGGCTCGCGGCTGGTCGAGGCCTTCGGCGAGCCGCTCGCCACGCCCATCGACGGGCTCGACAGGCTCTTTCCCACGCCCGCGGCC encodes:
- a CDS encoding DNA-3-methyladenine glycosylase 2 family protein yields the protein MPTSHSPTEALESDACYLAMKTHDARFDGSFFTAVTSTGIYCRPVCRVKLPRRENCRFFRHAAQAEAAGFRPCLRCRPELAPRAASWSTEDASRILALQAARLIDEPDAWSEDGPGAAQIAARLGVSDRHLRRIFEVQFGVSPLQYLQTRRLLAAKQLIADTRLPMTQVALASGFASVRRFNAAFLAHYGLNPSAMRRAGGAAAEGEADSRGHAIQVRLGFRPPYDASAMLGFFARRALRGIEAMSTADGKAPAKGSTPTYAKLARTLRVQQGGQAHAGWLQLGFDLDREQVLLSVSDSLAPVLPIVISRVRALFDLDAEPMAINAALHAAFPHGDGLRVPGAVDGFELAVRAVLGQQITVAAARTLGSRLVEAFGEPLATPIDGLDRLFPTPAAIAAASGDALGQLGIVRQRQTALHAIAREVADGRLALHAGADVPSTIAALQELPGIGAWTAQYIAMRALRWPDAFPAGDVALQKALGVTTARAASEASQAWRPWRSYAVLRAWHAPTAPTTPMPAKGGDATPSPLITTAGLAA